One genomic region from Glaciimonas sp. PAMC28666 encodes:
- a CDS encoding HAD-IA family hydrolase has product MARKSFDLIVFDWDGTLMDSTATIVRCIQSAAKDLGLPIPDRKVASHVIGLGLSEAIRMAMPGLESHVYPRVVERYRHHYLAQDEDLILFVGVREMLADLSQQGYFLAVATGKSRVGLNRALHSSNLLSVFDATRCADETFSKPHPAMLHELTRELGQDLKRTVMIGDTTHDLQMAINAGAAAIAVDYGAHPASELIALHPIFTASSVIALHTWLNDNA; this is encoded by the coding sequence ATGGCGCGGAAAAGTTTTGATTTAATCGTATTTGATTGGGACGGTACCCTGATGGACAGTACCGCGACAATCGTGAGGTGTATTCAGTCCGCAGCAAAAGATCTTGGTCTGCCGATCCCTGATCGAAAGGTCGCCTCGCATGTCATTGGCCTTGGATTATCGGAAGCAATACGCATGGCGATGCCGGGTCTGGAGTCGCATGTATATCCACGTGTGGTGGAGCGCTACCGACATCATTACCTGGCGCAGGACGAGGATTTAATTTTATTTGTTGGCGTTCGCGAGATGTTGGCAGATCTTTCGCAGCAAGGTTATTTCCTGGCGGTGGCGACCGGGAAAAGTCGTGTGGGGCTGAATCGGGCACTGCATTCGTCTAATTTGCTTTCTGTATTCGATGCTACGCGCTGTGCCGATGAGACTTTTTCTAAACCTCATCCAGCGATGTTGCATGAACTGACGCGAGAATTGGGTCAAGATCTTAAGCGCACTGTCATGATCGGTGACACTACGCATGATCTACAAATGGCGATCAACGCTGGTGCGGCCGCCATTGCGGTTGACTATGGTGCGCACCCGGCGAGTGAACTAATAGCGTTACATCCGATCTTTACCGCTAGCTCGGTGATCGCTTTACATACTTGGCTAAATGACAACGCTTGA
- a CDS encoding Rieske (2Fe-2S) protein, which yields MTSTLIPICSSADLLERGMGVRFAVKVNGQDMTAFVVRYENKVHGYLNRCAHVPIELDWNEGDFFESSGLYLMCATHGAVYTPDQGKCVGGPCRGASLRKLAVEENENQVFWRPDDYVHAPEI from the coding sequence ATGACGTCTACCTTGATCCCTATCTGCTCGTCTGCCGACCTGCTGGAGCGCGGCATGGGGGTGCGTTTTGCCGTTAAAGTAAACGGTCAGGATATGACCGCCTTTGTGGTGCGGTATGAAAATAAAGTGCATGGCTATCTGAACCGGTGTGCGCACGTTCCAATCGAACTGGATTGGAATGAGGGTGATTTTTTTGAGTCCAGTGGCCTCTATTTGATGTGCGCTACGCATGGCGCGGTCTATACGCCTGATCAGGGTAAGTGCGTTGGCGGCCCTTGTCGTGGTGCGAGTCTGCGCAAGCTGGCAGTGGAAGAAAATGAGAATCAGGTATTCTGGCGACCGGATGACTATGTTCATGCACCTGAAATATAA